Proteins from one Archocentrus centrarchus isolate MPI-CPG fArcCen1 chromosome 8, fArcCen1, whole genome shotgun sequence genomic window:
- the LOC115785002 gene encoding BUB3-interacting and GLEBS motif-containing protein ZNF207-like isoform X2, translating to MGRKKKKQMKPWCWYCNRDFDDEKILIQHQKAKHFKCHICHKKLYTGPGLAIHCMQVHKETIDGVPNAIPGRTDIELEIYGMEGIPEKDMEERRRMLEQKNQETQKKKQNQDDSDEYEDDDEPGPSFQHPAAGQLRAGFVPPMTQPGMLPHGSGAPGMPPGSYSGIPPMMPGVPPMMPGTPPVMPGMPPGMIPMGGMMPPMMPGVPPGIPPPVGNRPAITHMPQVPPAAGVLPRPTVPAATAPSVQPDVTKPLFPSAGQSQQTVSGSPHTPPSTTSDLSKPTFPAYTQATAALASPNAGSSTVSKPPSTVTSKPATLTTSSATSKLIHPDEDISLEELRAQLSQYQCSIPRQSQTTSAAPSMGPVGGMMAPQQHNMRHPVPGQYGGPQQGMPGYIPGRIPPYIQAPPVVPPVYQGAPPRPPIVARPPVMSPGGHY from the exons ATgggcaggaagaagaaaaagcaaatgAAGCCTTGGTGTTG GTACTGTAACAGAGATTTCGACGATGAAAAAATTCTTATCCAGCACCAGAAAGCCAAACACTTCAAGTGCCACATCTGCCATAAGAAACTGTACACCGGCCCCGGGCTCGCAATCCACTGTATGCAG GTACATAAAGAGACCATTGATGGAGTTCCTAATGCAATACCTGGAAGAACAGATATCGAGCTGGAGATATACGGGATGGAGGGTATTCCAGAGAAAGACATGGAAGAGAGAAGGAGGATGTTGGAGCAGAAGAACCAAG AGActcagaagaagaagcagaaccAGGATGACTCTGATGAATATGAAGACGATGATGAGCCCGGTCCCTCCTTTCAGCATCCTGCTGCAGGACAGCTGCGGGCAGGTTTTGTCCCCCCTATGACCCAGCCTGGTATGCTTCCTCATGGATCTGGGGCCCCAGGAATGCCGCCAGGCAGCTACTCAG GAATTCCCCCGATGATGCCAGGCGTGCCACCTATGATGCCAGGAACGCCCCCTGTCATGCCGGGAATGCCTCCAGG GATGATCCCAATGGGTGGGATGATGCCACCGATGATGCCAGGTGTGCCACCAG GCATTCCTCCTCCAGTCGGTAACCGTCCAGCCATCACACACATGCCTCAGGTCCCCCCTGCTGCAGGTGTGCTGCCCAGACCTACAGTTCCTGCTGCCACTGCCCCCTCAGTGCAACCTGATGTCACAAAACCTCTTTTCCCGAGTGCTGGACAG AGTCAGCAGACAGTGTCGGGGTCCCCTCACactcccccctccaccacctctgacctctcaaaGCCCACATTCCCAGCCTACACTCAGGCCACCGCCGCTTTGGCCAGCCCTAATGCTGGCAGCAGTACGGTCTCCAAACCTCCCTCCACCGTGACGAGTAAGCCTGCCACACTCACCACCTCCAGTGCAACCAGTAAGTTGATCCACCCCGATGAGGATATCTCACTG GAAGAGTTGCGGGCTCAGTTGTCCCAGTACCAGTGCAGTATTCCCCGCCAAAGCCAGACCACCAGTGCTGCACCATCAATGGGTCCTGTGGGTGGCATGATGGCTCCTCAGCAGCACAACATGAGGCACCCCGTACCTG GTCAATATGGTGGGCCACAGCAGGGGATGCCAGGGTACATACCTGGGCGGATACCTCCATATATTCAGGCCCCTCCCGTTGTTCCCCCAGTTTACCAGGGAGCCCCTCCACGGCCGCCCATTGTCGCGAGACCCCCTGTCATGTCTCCTGGAGGCCACTACTGA
- the LOC115785002 gene encoding BUB3-interacting and GLEBS motif-containing protein ZNF207-like isoform X1: MGRKKKKQMKPWCWYCNRDFDDEKILIQHQKAKHFKCHICHKKLYTGPGLAIHCMQVHKETIDGVPNAIPGRTDIELEIYGMEGIPEKDMEERRRMLEQKNQETQKKKQNQDDSDEYEDDDEPGPSFQHPAAGQLRAGFVPPMTQPGMLPHGSGAPGMPPGSYSGIPPMMPGVPPMMPGTPPVMPGMPPGMIPMGGMMPPMMPGVPPGIPPPVGNRPAITHMPQVPPAAGVLPRPTVPAATAPSVQPDVTKPLFPSAGQMGSRVATTSTASPSADTQCASPKALFPITSQSQQTVSGSPHTPPSTTSDLSKPTFPAYTQATAALASPNAGSSTVSKPPSTVTSKPATLTTSSATSKLIHPDEDISLEELRAQLSQYQCSIPRQSQTTSAAPSMGPVGGMMAPQQHNMRHPVPGQYGGPQQGMPGYIPGRIPPYIQAPPVVPPVYQGAPPRPPIVARPPVMSPGGHY; encoded by the exons ATgggcaggaagaagaaaaagcaaatgAAGCCTTGGTGTTG GTACTGTAACAGAGATTTCGACGATGAAAAAATTCTTATCCAGCACCAGAAAGCCAAACACTTCAAGTGCCACATCTGCCATAAGAAACTGTACACCGGCCCCGGGCTCGCAATCCACTGTATGCAG GTACATAAAGAGACCATTGATGGAGTTCCTAATGCAATACCTGGAAGAACAGATATCGAGCTGGAGATATACGGGATGGAGGGTATTCCAGAGAAAGACATGGAAGAGAGAAGGAGGATGTTGGAGCAGAAGAACCAAG AGActcagaagaagaagcagaaccAGGATGACTCTGATGAATATGAAGACGATGATGAGCCCGGTCCCTCCTTTCAGCATCCTGCTGCAGGACAGCTGCGGGCAGGTTTTGTCCCCCCTATGACCCAGCCTGGTATGCTTCCTCATGGATCTGGGGCCCCAGGAATGCCGCCAGGCAGCTACTCAG GAATTCCCCCGATGATGCCAGGCGTGCCACCTATGATGCCAGGAACGCCCCCTGTCATGCCGGGAATGCCTCCAGG GATGATCCCAATGGGTGGGATGATGCCACCGATGATGCCAGGTGTGCCACCAG GCATTCCTCCTCCAGTCGGTAACCGTCCAGCCATCACACACATGCCTCAGGTCCCCCCTGCTGCAGGTGTGCTGCCCAGACCTACAGTTCCTGCTGCCACTGCCCCCTCAGTGCAACCTGATGTCACAAAACCTCTTTTCCCGAGTGCTGGACAG ATGGGCAGTCGAGTTGCAACTACAAGTACAGCCTCACCAAGTGCAGACACTCAGTGTGCTTCCCCTAAAGCTCTGTTCCCTATCACTTCACAA AGTCAGCAGACAGTGTCGGGGTCCCCTCACactcccccctccaccacctctgacctctcaaaGCCCACATTCCCAGCCTACACTCAGGCCACCGCCGCTTTGGCCAGCCCTAATGCTGGCAGCAGTACGGTCTCCAAACCTCCCTCCACCGTGACGAGTAAGCCTGCCACACTCACCACCTCCAGTGCAACCAGTAAGTTGATCCACCCCGATGAGGATATCTCACTG GAAGAGTTGCGGGCTCAGTTGTCCCAGTACCAGTGCAGTATTCCCCGCCAAAGCCAGACCACCAGTGCTGCACCATCAATGGGTCCTGTGGGTGGCATGATGGCTCCTCAGCAGCACAACATGAGGCACCCCGTACCTG GTCAATATGGTGGGCCACAGCAGGGGATGCCAGGGTACATACCTGGGCGGATACCTCCATATATTCAGGCCCCTCCCGTTGTTCCCCCAGTTTACCAGGGAGCCCCTCCACGGCCGCCCATTGTCGCGAGACCCCCTGTCATGTCTCCTGGAGGCCACTACTGA
- the LOC115783902 gene encoding sterile alpha motif domain-containing protein 9-like, with the protein MDSSSSEMDWCELSYGSWAESHVSSWLRSIGIKEMYIIKMMEEEVTGPVLTTLHRDFLSNTIGMKSGQIEHLLKKRDELLIAEQQKLKKKSDLSGKSRDGKKETATIVGQEPKRSTQELCDGAKHETNPTESSDNISSTEVVFCDYRKFAQDEKNFRYVKHNVLPPETGTGNMIVPCHEYKSLEIAHKLDSKRLQVKVASEVLRFACACMNMRANGTIHFGVMDKVKGNHKHGEIIGIPVNNQEDFVDALDYIERCFKGSTQQSDARSCIRNPRFIEVLDRESTEKTWVIEYDVVPKASIVKDKLYYVGVPKFFEKDNKVKCEEKIPYSRVGANTPRIPEDDLVPFIQGLREKDQQREEAESSSNETGVDFGEDQKRKLTILLTCGKKHMDNSLFYIVVTNKFQPAHLDSICFLVHMNLFCVFDFDPDSKTSGLCGRYKEQKAVNLHFLDDYANDNRLERADIKKSLDLCERTSWIFCNGRHDFPGGAQPCDEKTWIKTQKRKLKKAVSLICNDILPGRSFVVLFLLMSDVENPLVETFHEFYAEMSGHEFLAVVSESKENYKKWSSLAQVSCPIPDLKEISIVEMPLSHVDATVQSIQLLKNQSTRTLPVLNGGLCFIKSVEEAMLDSLEIVSVDQCDDTKLDIMSEEEIQQTESYFYRGGKINWINFCLADKHKCGVIIERDAYKEANTILDNIVHRTKAIRPIESVNIYHHPGSGGSTVARQILWRWRNKVRCAVVKQGKEITTVCEHAVKLREHDENNKNSCLPVLLLLEDHNPDYINDLRGHLGNVIATKKIIPSVLCFILIICNRSNDPESMCRASISQTVAVTHKLSNEEKPLFSKKLEQLKLKFEPDFILTFVLMTEGYERSYIKDFVKNLIDKIDHSSSITRLIRFVALLNCYVKESYISVSHCEASLGIATYMDRTRYHAFVDHLSEEARLIFIHLNQSSTHIPSIRIIHSLVAEEILSQLSANLPQSDIAMNLIDDTVLINHRFDRDEFLKFIRALFIRRNKKSRGDPKDTTFSPLIEHVCTAEKVGVQKAVDLMKAAYIALGKDAYVAQQLARLLYTNLRFEEALKWAEEAKYLAPQDTFILDTLGQVYKWWFYHLYDTLEEKEPSPESCTEIISTALKGISAFRASEKTPKKEAVNLNNSYYGEVDVGCRLLKFLSGVNVFSNTTGKSELMQYLLRDYIPAEVKTPWQRFHQQLKGLQKSLSQALECISEELSYFQTDISEEDEELDARDREQVHNPREWLTRKSAVYAEFFCVTLDESDQTAESSSTDVAGPVEKLSPFQRQMRTYKLGGGNVTSILSLLYDKKPERAGKKLETIFSLYPDNLMWNDLDPTELTNFIFCQIALNCIRPGSSKLLSLQKLQELSKRFITKGKHMSSASALFLLSLLFWPETSEDISSDGAQILSSAIDALQKLCEQKTQHRSQRKSRIVTHFFLAKAKGLNKIVHRSAIEKEIKGTLSERKLKWLGGEVWKTKQVVQLLKRVEGWTENEKLFVKCGSRGSKIKVVPRYSASLPHGNEKVNFYLGFSFDGVVACDIQVMD; encoded by the exons ATGGACAGCAGCTCCTCAGAAATGG ATTGGTGTGAGCTGTCGTATGGCAGCTGGGCAGAATCTCATGTGAGCTCCTGGCTGAGATCCATTGGAATCAAAGAAATgtacataataaaaatgatggaggaggaagtgacaGGACCAGTTCTCACAACTCTACACCGGGATTTCCTCAGCAATACAATTGGAATGAAAAGTGGCCAAATTGAACATCTACTGAAGAAACGGGATGAGCTTTTAATAGCAGAacagcagaaattaaaaaagaaaagtgatttgTCTGGTAAGAGCAGAGATGGCAAAAAAGAAACTGCTACAATTGTAGGACAAGAACCAAAGCGTTCAACACAAGAACTATGCGATGGAGCAAAGCATGAAACTAATCCCACAGAAAGCAGTGATAACATATCCTCTACAGAAGTGGTTTTCTGTGACTATCGGAAATTTGCGCAGGATGAAAAGAACTTCAGGTATGTGAAACACAACGTGCTTCCTCCTGAGACAGGGACTGGAAACATGATTGTTCCATGTCATGAATATAAGTCGCTTGAGATTGCACACAAACTAGATTCAAAAAGGCTACAAGTAAAAGTAGCCAGTGAAGTGTTAAGAtttgcatgtgcatgcatgaaTATGAGAGCAAATGGGACGATTCACTTTGGCGTTATGGATAAAGTCAAAGGCAATCACAAGCATGGGGAAATCATAGGGATACCTGTAAATAATCAAGAAGACTTTGTGGATGCATTGGACTACATTGAAAGATGCTTCAAAGGGTCAACTCAACAAAGTGATGCCAGAAGTTGCATAAGGAACCCCCGATTCATCGAGGTGCTTGACAGGGAAAGTACTGAGAAGACATGGGTCATTGAATACGATGTTGTCCCAAAAGCAAGCATTGTAAAAGATAAACTCTATTATGTTGGTGTCCCAAAATTCTTTGAGAAGGACAACAAAGTCAAATGTGAAGAGAAAATTCCCTATTCCAGAGTTGGAGCAAACACACCACGTATACCTGAAGATGATCTTGTTCCTTTCATTCAAGGACTGAGAGAAAAAGACcaacagagagaggaggcagaGTCTTCAAGCAATGAAACAGGTGTGGACTTTGGAGAGGATCAAAAGAGGAAACTCACCATCCTCTTAACATGTGGGAAAAAACACATGGACAACTCtctgttttacattgttgtgacaaacaaattTCAACCTGCACATCTTGACAGCATATGCTTCTTAGTTCACATGAATTtattctgtgtgtttgattttgacccagatTCAAAGACATCTGGTCTTTGTGGACGATACAAGGAACAGAAGGCGGTAAACCTTCACTTCCTTGATGACTATGCAAATGACAATAGGTTGGAAAGGGCTGACATTAAAAAGTCTTTGGACCTTTGTGAGAGAACAAGTTGGATTTTTTGCAATGGAAGACATGACTTCCCAGGTGGAGCACAACCATGTGATGAGAAAACTTGGATaaagacacaaaaaagaaaactgaaaaaagcagTGTCGCTCATCTGCAATGACATCCTTCCCGGACGTTCATTTGTTGTCCTCTTCCTGCTCATGTCTGATGTTGAAAACCCACTTGTTGAAACTTTCCATGAATTCTACGCAGAAATGAGTGGACACGAATTTTTGGCAGTTGTATCAGAGTCAAAGGAAAACTACAAGAAGTGGTCAAGTCTTGCCCAGGTGTCTTGCCCCATTCCTGATCTCAAAGAAATCAGCATTGTTGAAATGCCACTGAGTCATGTGGATGCCACAGTTCAAAGCATTCAACTGCTGAAGAATCAGTCCACAAGGACATTACCAGTATTAAATGGAGGTTTGTGCTTTATAAAGTCTGTTGAAGAGGCTATGCTAGATTCTTTGGAAATTGTCAGCGTTGATCAGTGTGATGATACAAAACTAGACATCATGAGTGAGGAGGAAATCCAACAAACTGAGAGCTACTTCTATCGAGGTGGAAAGATAAACTGGATCAACTTCTGTCTTGCTGACAAACATAAGTGTGGGGTGATCATAGAGAGGGATGCTTACAAAGAAGCAAATACCATTCTTGACAATATAGTGCATCGTACCAAAGCCATACGCCCCATAGAGAGTGTGAACATATACCATCATCCTGGTAGTGGTGGAAGTACAGTGGCACGACAGATCCTCTGGAGGTGGAGGAATAAAGTCCGATGTGCAGTTGTTAAGCAGGGTAAGGAAATCACAACTGTGTGTGAACATGCAGTGAAACTGAGGGAACAtgatgaaaacaacaaaaatagctGTCTCCCAGTGCTGCTCCTACTAGAGGACCACAATCCAGATTACATCAATGACCTCAGAGGCCATCTTGGAAATGTCATTGCAACCAAAAAGATAATTccctctgtgctgtgttttatcCTGATCATCTGCAACAGGTCAAATGATCCAGAAAGTATGTGCAGAGCATCAATATCCCAAACAGTAGCGGTCACACACAAGCTGTCTAATGAAGAGAAGCCTTTGTTCTCAAAAAAGCTGGAGCAACTCAAACTGAAGTTTGAACCAGACTTCATCCTCACGTTTGTTCTGATGACTGAAGGGTACGAGCGAAGCTACATTAAAGACTTTGTAAAAAATCTTATAGATAAAATTGATCATTCATCATCCATCACTCGCCTCATCAGATTTGTGGCTCTCTTAAATTGCTATGTAAAAGAGTCTTACATATCTGTGTCACACTGTGAAGCATCGCTCGGTATTGCAACATACATGGACAGAACTCGGTACCATGCCTTTGTGGATCATCTAAGTGAAGAAGCCAGGCTCATTTTCATCCACCTTAACCAAAGTTCAACACACATCCCATCAATTCGAATTATTCATTCACTGGTGGCAGAAGAAATTCTGAGTCAGCTCTCTGCCAATTTGCCTCAGAGTGATATTGCCATGAATCTCATCGATGACACAGTGCTGATCAATCACAGGTTTGACAGAGATGAGTTTCTGAAGTTCATCAGAGCTCTTTTCATTAGACGCAAcaagaagagcagaggagatccTAAAGACACAACTTTTTCACCCCTCATCGAGCATGTCTGCACTGCTGAAAAAGTTGGTGTTCAGAAGGCTGTTGATCTTATGAAAGCTGCTTACATAGCTTTGGGAAAAGATGCATATGTGGCACAACAGCTTGCCCGGCTACTCTATACAAATTTGAGATTTGAAGAAGCCCTTAAATGGGCAGAGGAAGCAAAATATCTTGCACCACAAGATACATTTATCCTTGACACACTTGGACAAGTGTACAAATGGTGGTTTTACCACTTGTATGATACCCTTGAAGAAAAAGAACCATCCcctgaaagctgcactgaaatcATAAGTACTGCACTCAAAGGAATTTCTGCCTTTCGGGCCTCTGaaaaaacacctaaaaaagAGGCTGTCAACCTTAACAATTCATACTATGGGGAGGTAGATGTTGGCTGCAGGCTTCTAAAATTCCTATCTGgagtaaatgttttttcaaacACTACAGGAAAATCAGAGCTGATGCAGTACCTGCTAAGAGACTACATACCAGCAGAGGTCAAAACACCCTGGCAGAGGTTTCATCAGCAGTTGAAAGGGTTGCAGAAGAGCTTGAGCCAAGCACTTGAGTGCATTTCTGAGGAGCTCAGCTACTTTCAAACTGACATTagtgaagaggatgaagagcttgATGCAAGGGATCGAGAGCAAGTACACAATCCCAGAGAGTGGCTGACAAGAAAGAGTGCTGTATATGCTGAATTCTTTTGTGTTACACTGGATGAGAGTGACcaaacagctgaaagcagcagcactgacgTCGCTGGTCCAGTTGAAAAGCTTTCTCCATTCCAAAGACAGATGAGGACCTACAAGCTTGGTGGAGGAAATGTTACATCCATCCTCTCATTACTTTATGACAAGAAACCAGAAAGGGCAGGGAAAAAACTTGAGACAATCTTTAGCCTGTACCCAGACAACCTGATGTGGAATGACCTTGACCCAACAGAACTCACAAACTTCATCTTTTGCCAGATAGCACTCAACTGTATTCGGCCTGGGTCCTCCAAGCTTCTCTCTCTTCAGAAGCTACAGGAACTCAGCAAGAGATTCATCACAAAAGGGAAACACATGTCATCAGCAAGTGCTCTCTTCCTTCTCTCCCTTCTGTTCTGGCCTGAGACAAGCGAAGACATCAGTTCTGACGGTGCTCAGATCCTTTCCTCAGCCATCGATGCCCTTCAGAAACTCTGTGAGCAAAAGACACAACATAGGTCTCAGAGGAAAAGCAGGATCGTGACCCACTTCTTTCTGGCAAAGGCAAAAGGTCTTAACAAGATTGTCCACAGAAGTGCTATCGAAAAGGAGATTAAAGGCACTCTAAGTGAAAGAAAACTAAAATGGCTCGGAGGAGAAGTATGGAAAACCAAACAAGTTGTGCAACTTCTCAAACGGGTTGAAGGGTGGACAGAAAATGAGAAGTTGTTTGTGAAATGTGGCAGCAGAGGCAGCAAGATCAAAGTAGTTCCTCGGTATAGTGCCTCCCTGCCACATGGAAATGAAAAGGTCAACTTCTATTTGGGTTTCTCATTTGATGGAGTGGTTGCATGTGACATCCAAGTAATGGACTAA
- the LOC115784542 gene encoding zona pellucida sperm-binding protein 3-like, with amino-acid sequence MVITGPLASLALLISLAFGVADAIRTLKDGPMIDAEGREYKSAPLRTDADNSWPNFNDGPTVRVECSEVSMIVTVKADLYKNGYLVSPGELFLGEETSWCGAVASGDSEYVIEADLQDCGTKLSISEDSIIYSNQLVFSPAVTYRGITRMAHAVVPVSCYYKRRHTVSSNAQQPSLLFFPATYSPGSSAFSLRLMSDDWTRELSSRYFYLGDLLHLEASYHGPDSGQRRLFINSCVATLTPDATSVPRYYFIENHGCLTDSREGSNSLFQPRNRADSLQLQLDTFLLQEDSRNSIYITCQLEATPAIWRSSPINKACNYIYPRWKNVDGNDGVCQCCDTTCTPSVSDPVLGDTVVLGPMMIFTNK; translated from the exons ATGGTGATAACAGGTCCTTTGGCCTCTCTGGCTCTGCTCATATCACTTGCATTTGGTGTTGCAGATGCCATTAGAACTTTGAAGGATGGACCCATGATTGATGCAGAAGGAAGGGAATACAAATCTGCTCCCCTGAGAACTGATGCAGACAACAGCTGGCCGAACTTCAATGATGGACCCACTGTCCGTGTGGAGTGCTCAGAGGTGTCCATGATCGTCACGGTAAAAGCCGACCTGTATAAAAATGGATATCTTGTGTCACCTGGAGAACTTTTTTTGGGAGAAGAGACCAGCTGGTGTGGAGCTGTTGCTTCTGGTGACAGCGAATACGTCATTGAAGCTGACCTGCAGGACTGTGGCACCAAACTGAGT ATATCTGAGGACTCTATAATCTACTCAAACCAGCTGGTGTTCTCACCAGCTGTCACATACCGTGGCATCACAAGGATGGCCCATGCTGTAGTTCCTGTTTCCTGCTACTATAAAAG GCGACACACTGTGAGCAGTAACGCTCAGCAGCCGTCTCTGCTCTTCTTCCCTGCGACGTATTCACCGGGGAGCTCCGCTTTCTCTCTGAGGCTGATGAGCG ATGACTGGACAAGGGAGCTGTCCTCAAGATACTTCTATCTTGGTGACCTCCTGCACCTCGAGGCATCTTACCATGGTCCTGATTCAGGACAGAGGAGACTCTTCATCAATAGTTGTGTTGCCACACTGACACCTGATGCCACTTCAGTCCCCAGATACTACTTCATTGAGAACCATGG GTGTCTCACTGATTCAAGAGAGGGATCAAACTCGCTGTTCCAACCTAGAAACAGGGCTGATTCACTTCAGCTACAGCTCGACACTTTCCTGCTTCAAGAGGATTCAAGGAACTCA attTATATAACTTGCCAACTGGAAGCTACACCTGCAATATGGAGGAGCAGCCCCATAAACAAGGCCTGCAACTACATATACCCAAG GTGGAAAAATGTGGATGGGAATGATGGCGTTTGTCAGTGTTGTGACACTACCTGCACACCCTCAG TTTCAGATCCCGTGCTTGGCGACACTGTAGTTCTGGGACCGATGATGATTTTCACCAATAAATGA